A region of Zeugodacus cucurbitae isolate PBARC_wt_2022May chromosome 5, idZeuCucr1.2, whole genome shotgun sequence DNA encodes the following proteins:
- the LOC105211800 gene encoding transmembrane GTPase Marf — protein sequence MAAYLNRTISMVTGNGANANNGATSSNYNPNALMVENRTMQNAIADKSPLQVFVRAKKKINDIYGEIEEYVIETTQFINALHSEAEIVDKAERELFESYVHKVAAIREVLTRDHMKVAFFGRTSNGKSSVINAMLREKILPSGIGHTTNCFCQVEGCDGQEAYLMKEGSDEKLNVVNIKQLANALCQEKLSESSLVRIFWPRERCSLLRDDVVFVDSPGVDVSANLDDWIDNHCINADVFVLVLNAESTMTRAEKQFFHTVSQKLSKPNIFILNNRWDASANEPEFQDSVKSQHTERCIDFLTKELKVSNEKEAAERVFFVSARETLQARLEEAKGNPPHLGAIAEGFQVRYFEFQDFERKFEECISQSAVKTKFEQHSSRGKSLSGDMCSMLDNIHERTTIFRNLKMDQKTLLTERIQGTETQMMQVTRDMKLKIHNMVEEVEQKVSKALNEEIWRLGVLIDEFNMPFHPEPLVLNIYKKELNSHVESGLGSNLRARLSMALAMNVEAAQREMTDRMYTLVPNEKVVVQTKIATRTQPFEMLYSLNCQNLCADFQEDLEFKFSWGITAMIQRFTGKVRERSKKGPAALLNRPSSIGNISPSTPGTDTPLCLIPRPVGGITQEQLSVISRFALASVGSQGTVGGLIVAGIMLKTIGWRVLLGVGALYGCIYLYERLSWTNSAKERAFKSQYVRHATKKLKMIVDLTSANCSHQVQQELSSTFARLCRLVDNATTDMNDELKSLESQLTVLESNQKQLKLLRNKANYIQNELDIFENNYIRIN from the exons ATGGCGGCATATTTGAATCGCACTATTTCGATGGTGACTGGAAATGGCGCCAATGCAAACAACGGCGCAACGTCTTCGAACTATAATCCAAACGCGCTGATGGTTGAAAATCGTACCATGCAAAATGCTATTGCTGACAAATCACCATTGCAGGTCTTCGTAAGAGCCAAGAAGAAGATCAATGACATCTACGGCGAGATAGAGGAGTATGTTATTGAAACAACACAGTTTATTAATG CACTGCATTCGGAAGCAGAAATTGTGGACAAGGCGGAACGTGAACTTTTCGAGAGTTATGTACACAAAGTGGCCGCTATACGTGAGGTACTTACCAGAGATCACATGAAGGTCGCTTTCTTTGGACGTACATCGAATGGCAAGAGTTCCGTAATTAATGCTATGTTGCGTGAAAAGATTTTGCCCAGTGGCATTGGCCATACGACAAACTGTTTTTGTCAAGTTGAAGGCTGTGATGGGCAGGAAGCATATTTGATGAAGGAGGGTTCGGATGAGAAACTTAATGTGGTG AATATCAAGCAATTAGCTAATGCGCTATGCCAGGAGAAACTTAGCGAAAGTTCATTGGTACGCATTTTCTGGCCTAGAGAGCGTTGCAGTTTATTGCGTGACGATGTCGTCTTCGTGGACTCGCCTGGTGTGGATGTTTCAGCCAATTTAGACGATTGGATCGATAACCACTGCATTAATGCCGACGTGTTTGTGCTTGTTTTGAACGCCGAGTCAACTATGACACGCGCTGAGAAACAATTCTTTCACACTGTCTCGCAGAAGTTGTCGAAACCGAATATTTTCATACTGAACAATCGTTGGGATGCCTCGGCTAATGAACCGGAATTTCAAGATTCG gttAAGTCACAGCACACAGAGCGTTGCATTGACTTTTTGACGAAAGAGCTGAAAGTTagcaatgaaaaggaagcaGCCGAACGTGTATTCTTCGTATCAGCACGCGAAACGCTACAG GCACGCCTCGAGGAAGCTAAAGGCAATCCACCACATTTGGGCGCCATCGCCGAAGGCTTTCAGGTGCGTTACTTCGAATTCCAAGATTTCGAGCGCAAATTCGAAGAGTGCATCTCGCAAAGCGCCGTCAAAACTAAGTTTGAGCAACACAGCTCGCGCGGCAAAAGTCTGTCCGGTGACATGTGCTCCATGTTGGATAACATACACGAGCGTACAACTATATTCAGAAATTTGAAAATGGATCAGAAAACCCTGCTGACGGAGCGCATACAAGGCACCGAAACGCAAATGATGCAAGTGACCCGAGATATGAAGCTGAAGATACACAATATGGTTGAGGAGGTGGAGCAAAAGGTGTCGAAGGCGCTCAATGAGGAAATTTGGCGTTTGGGCGTGCTGATCGATGAATTCAATATGCCATTCCATCCGGAACCCTTGGTATTGAATATCTATAAGAAGGAACTCAACTCGCATGTCGAATCCGGTTTAGGTTCGAATTTGCGCGCTCGACTCTCCATGGCATTGGCCATGAATGTGGAGGCGGCACAAAGGGAGATGACAG ATCGCATGTACACTTTGGTGCCGAATGAGAAGGTCGTCgtgcaaacgaaaatcgccacaCGCACACAACCCTTCGAAATGCTATACTCACTCAATTGCCAGAACTTATGTGCAGATTTTCAGGAAGATCTCGAGTTCAAATTTTCTTGGGGCATTACAGCGATGATTCAGCGTTTCACCGGTAAAGTCAGAGAGCGCAGTAAGAAGGGACCGGCGGCATTATTGAATCGGCCAAGCAGTATTGGT AATATATCGCCTTCAACACCCGGCACTGATACACCGTTATGTCTGATACCACGTCCAGTTGGCGGCATTACACAAGAGCAGCTCTCGGTTATCTCACGCTTTGCATTGGCATCTGTTGGCTCGCAGGGCACCGTGGGTGGTCTAATTGTGGCTGGAATT ATGCTGAAGACAATTGGTTGGCGCGTATTACTCGGTGTTGGCGCGCTGTATggttgtatatatttgtatgaacgCTTGTCATGGACTAATTCGGCGAAGGAGCGTGCATTCAAGTCGCAATATGTGCGTCATGCCACCAAAAAGCTAAAAATGATTGTCGATCTCACATCGGCGAATTGCAGTCATCAAGTGCAACA GGAATTGTCCAGCACCTTTGCGCGCCTCTGCCGTCTGGTTGACAATGCCACAACCGACATGAATGACGAACTCAAAAGCCTTGAATCCCAACTCACTGTTCTGGAGTCCAATCAGAAACAGTTGAAATTGCTGCGCAACAAGGCCAACTATATACAAAACGAACtggatattttcgaaaacaattatATTAGGATAAATTAG